The segment catttggagctttggagccagctctgccggaccttgcatttgaaatGGGGAGAGACTGCAAATAGAGATGATTGCAGAAGACATAtcttcagcacagatcacactgcacTCAAGTCGTTATCTTCAAAAactgaacagtgtctggaaaacactgcttgaaagaaaacatgctatcagagggacattctatctaactttcaaaaaatacaattactgaGATGAAACTGAACTCTgatttagcttaaatcaaaaatatttcactttttttgtaaCAGTATCCATTTCTTGTGTTATCActgtgccaagcctgacaatattgaagaagcatttggacaaccCCCACAGACACATTTGTGAACTTTGGgcttgtcctgtgcagggacaggtgTTGGtcttgatgatccttgtgggtcccttccagctgaggACGTTCCACGATTTGGTGCCTAAAGGGTTTCATGGGGGCCCTTTTTGGGGTCTGTGAAGTTCAGGTAGTGGCGTGCACCAACCTATGGTTGCTGCTTCCCCACTGAAGCTCAACGCTCTGTCTCTCTCAGTGTCTGCTTGTCTCTCCCTGTCtgtctgcctttccctccctccttccctgtcttctcgtctgtctgtctgtctctgtgtgtgatgtctctctgtctctctgtctgtgtCTCCCTCCCTGTCTGTTACGCTCTCCGTCACTCTGTGTCTGCCTTCCTGTCACTGTCTCCCTCCCcggtctgtctgtctgtctccctgtctcttctcccgtctttctctccctgtctgtctgcctttccctccctccttccctgtctcctcgtctgtctgtctctctgtgtctgtctctctctgtttgtctgtctCCCTCCCTGTCTGTTACGCTGTCACTCtgtgtctgtctttctctctggcACTGTCTCCCTCCCTGTCTGTCTGCCTCCCAGACTCGGCCCCGCTACCAGCTCTCCGGGGGGCGGTGCTGCTGTCCCCGCCCGGCGGCCCCGTGGGCGGTGTtgcccggggcgggggcggaggcggcggcgcgCGCCGTGAGtgcgggggcggcggggggaggggggcgcgCGGAGCGCCGAGGCAGCGACCGGGGGGCGAGGTGGGCACGGGCCGCATCCGGCTGCCGCTCAGGTAGCGCCGCCCCAGCTGCTGGGGGCGCTGCGGCGGATGGGAGCGAGGCGAGGGGCGCGGGCGGGGCCGCCGGCCGGCGCCACCCGGGGGCCGCTGTGCCGAGAGGGGCTGGGGGCGAGCGGCGGGGGCGCCTTGCCCGTGTTCAAGATGGCGCCGCAGCCGCCGTGCCGAGAGGGGCTGGGGGCGAGCGATGAGGGCGCCCTACCCGcacccaagatggcggcgcgcTCCCGGCGCCGCTGTCACGTGGCATCGGCGCGGAGGTGGCGGTGGCCAGGCAGGGTCGGAGCAGGGGGTGGGAAGCGCGGCCGCTCCCACCGCTCTTTGGCGAAGTGAAGCGCGGGCCTTGGGGCGAAGGGAGCGGGGTAACGCGGCGCCGTCCCCTCGGATGGACGCCGGCGGGCAGGGGCTGCGCAGGGGAGCGGGATTTGGGGCTCCGTGTGGCGGCAGACGTGGAGGGGCGGGGTCTTCCCGCCCTGTTTGAAGGAGCAGTTCATCTTCTGGGGCCGTGTGGGTGGCGTAGGGCGCTTCGCGGTTGCGCTGAGGAAGTGGTTGGGTTTGTAGTTCTGCTTTTGTTGGGAAACGTGGAGCGAGCTGCGTCCCCAGGCCGTGTCTTGTAGTGAGAACGtcctgggctgggagggacccGCGGGGATCATTTACTCCAAGGCCTgttgtccctgcacaggacaaccccgACATTGACgccatgtgtctgagggcattgtccaaacgTTTCTTGAATATTGTGAGGCTTGGCACCATGATTGCTTCCATGGGGAAACTGTTCAGTGCTCCACCgccctctgggtgaagaactttttcctaatgttcaacctaaacctgccctgggatgtcttcctgccattcccttgggtcctgtcattggttgccagagagaaatcagcacctgcttctcctgcccttgtgaggaagctgtaggtGACCCTGAGGTCTCCTGAAGCTGCTGTGGTGCACAGTGCTAAAGTAGTAACCTTGGGTGTTACTTGTTcctagtgataggacaaggggtaatgtttttaagctgaaagaggggagatttagcttagatatgaggaagaatttttttactgtgaggcactggcacaggttgcccagagaaattgtggctgccccatccctggaggtattgaaggccaggttggatgagcctttgggcaacctgatccagggggaggtgttcctgcccatgggtGCTTCTTGGATAAATTGTGATGTTTGGGTAGTTCCATAAGTAAATGCAAGGCTTGAAAAGCAATCTACAATAAACACAGTGACTTCATGCCAAAGCTTTAAGGCATGTGCAGGGAGAGCTGATAGgtgcaacctgatctggtgggaggtgtccctgctcatggcagggggattggatctgggtgatctttaagctcccttccaagcaaaaccattctatggttctatgagtGCTTTTACATATAAGTATAAAtttagaatcatttaggttggaaaagacctttaagatcagtGAGTCCAACTccaaacctaacactgccaaaatGGAAAGTTTCCCAAAACAATCAAATTTTTTGTCAGTTTAAGCTGTTCTTCTTTAATAATTGGTAAGATACTAAAGTAGTTCTGGAAaggctttctggttttgtttaagaTTTGGATCCTAGAAtgtgcatgaaaaaaacatgaaaaattcttctttgaaaatgtagttggctataaaatatttaaagtaaaagcAACTGATTATGTAATTTTAATAGTAACCTGTATTCCTTCCATAGAAATTAATCAGGTAGCTTAAAGCAATTTTGCCTCTCTTTGcctctcatttaaaaaaaaaaaaatcaaaaaacaatGAGGGAACAAATACTCCGTATAAACAAATTTTAAGATAATTGTTGTCAGAATCGTACTATGTGAAAAACTGGTGGCAGTGGTGAGGACTTTGAGGGGAAGGGGTGATTGCACTGGCTTCGTGTGACTCTTAAGAGAATCAGGGGGTCGTGTTAGAAGTCATGAGGCTTTCTGGCTGGGAAAAAGGGGAAGGGTTTGGTGATGTTGTGTATTGGCTGGGCCAGTAACAGATAATGCTGACTTTATTTGAACTTGTATAGAACACAAGTTTGATTTTGACAGCTCGAAGGCAGGCTCTGCAGTTTGACTGGCAGAACCTGCTGTAGGACTCAGGCCTATCATGTTGGTAATTTTCAGCTGAAGCTGCATTTTTCCTGCCCTTTAGTACTGGTTTGCTTCAACATGTGGCTTTGGAAAGAACCGCAGGAGCATGTGTTTATACTTGTAGTTGGGAGTAAAAATGGATTAATATCACTGCTCATAGTGGCTATTTACTGCATGTCATAAAAAGTTGTATGGTTTGCCGTGGTTGGTATTGAACCCTACATTTTTCAAAGTCAGCCCACATTCTGTTAAGTATTTCCTATCATACTGTCCTCAGGGAGACATATAAAGTGATACGGACACAAAGGAATAGGCTTAGTGGATGCAACACAGTAAATCTCTAGTAGAACTAGAAAATATAGAGATGTCCAGATGTTCTAGAATTAGGAATTGCGGTCTGTCATGATGCTGTTTAATGCTGAAACTTTGATGGGGGTTTCTGAGGGCTCATTCACTGTGTTGCGTTGCACCCTCTGGAAGCTGTAGAGGACAGAGCTTTGCTATCCTTAATTGTGAAATACAATGGGCATCCTTTATGCTGTGTTAAAATACTTGCTGGAAGCCAGACTTCAGTTTTCAAGTGTGCCTGTAAGTGTGGTGAGTGGCTTTTACATTTTTGTGGTAACTGAGGTGATAGGAAGAGGCAAGATTTGCTTATGATGTTAACAGgatttctaattttcttctggatGGCACCTTCTGCAAATGAGCAGTGAGAGTTGAGACCTGTCTAAGCTACCAGCTCAGTGAGGGGCTTACATGTCAGGGGGAGGAAAAACACAATGTTGCAAAGGTATATGTGGAGACTTAAATGCTGCTGTTCTCCCTTGCTGAGAACAGAACGTCTGAGGCTGTAGGTGGGATCCCCAGaggcaaaggaaaggaattgGACTCCAATGGGATTTGTGCTGAGGTTCCTGGTGCTTGCATTTTACAATACCAGTAGCTGGTATGCTGAGTCTGCTACAAAGCTCTTGTATATACTGTGGAAAGACCTCTTTTGACAATCCTTATTTTTGATCATGCAATAAcaatcttctcttttgctttcacCTGATAGGAATAATGTTTCCAACATGTCTGTGCAGTCTCTGCTTTGTGAAAGAATTGCTGTTGCCAAAGACTTGATCAAGAGAGCGGAAGCCCTTTCCAAGTCTCAGAAAAGGAGTATAGAAGGTGGGGCAAAACTATGTGGCAAACTGAAAGCCGAGCTAAACTTCTTGCACAAGGTGGAGGCAGGGAAGGTGGCCATCAAAGAATCTCATCTGCAGAGTACAAATCTTACCCATCTCCAAGCCATTGTTCAGTCAGCAGAGAACCTGGAGGATGTTGTCAGTGTCCTCCATGTGTTTGCTTATGAAGACAGGTTTGGAGACAAACAGACACTGGTGGTAGATGTTGTTGCAAACGGAGGTCACACATGGGTAAAGGCCATCGGTCGGAAAGCTGAGGCCCTGCATAACATCTGGCTGGGGAGAGGACAGTATGGAGACAAAAGTGTCATTGAGCAGGCAGAGGACTTCCTGGAAGCAAGCCGTCAGCAGCCAGTGGAGTACAGCAATCCCCACATCATCTTTGCATTCTACAACAGCGTGTCCAGTCCTATGGCAGAGAGACTCAAGGAGATGGGAATATCTGTGCGAGGAGACATTGTGGCTGTTAACTCACTGGCAGAACCATCTACAGAAAACCAGCACCTTAGTGCTAGTGAATCAGATGACGACATCCCTGAACTCCTGCAGGTAACCAAAGTAGACCGGGATAATCTAGTGGCCAGCATTGCTTTTCCTACCCAGATCAAAGTAAACGTGTGCAATAGAGTTAACTTGGACATCACTACCTTAATAACTTACGTCTCTGCTCTGAGCTATGGTGGCTGCTActtcatcttcaaagaaaaagtgcTAACAGAGCAAGCAGCTcaagagaggagggagagagtcCTGCCTCAGCTGGAGGAGTTCATGAAGGGGAAAGAGCTCTTTGCCTGTCAGTCTGCTGTCAGAGATTTTCAGTCCATCTTGGAAACGCTGGGAGGACctggggagaaagagcgagcTGCAATGCTTGTTAAAAGAATTAATGTGGTGCCAGATCAGCCGTCTGACCGTGCCTTAGGACTAGTGTCTAGTTCAAAAATCAACAGCCGTTCTCTAACCATTTTTGGGACAGGAGACACATTAAAAGCCATCACCATGACTGCAAATAGTGGTTTTGTGAGAGCAGCGGCTAACCAGGGTGTCAAGTTCAGTGTTTTTGTCCATCAGCCCCGAGCActgacagaaagcaaagaatctGTTGCCACACCTTTACCAAAGAGCTGCCCACCTGATAATGGACTGTAAGTCATTAAAGGAGTTAGACACTGAAATATTGCAGGTGCTGCAGTGGAGGCATTTGGAGAAATGAGTTGTCGTAATACATTTTGGGTCTCCACCAGTGAAAACAGTATCTGTAGGAGGGGAAGCGTTCCTTGAGGGattttcaatatctttattCAATTCTTGCTTTTTTGATTCTGCTGACCATTAATTTATTCACTAAAGTAATAAGATTTCAGTGATAATTGTTAACTGGCCTGCAGTATATTAATTGTATACAACCCTATTAAAAAGTTCAGTTAAAACACTGTTGCCTTTATGACCGTGTCATTTTTATCGTTTTCATAGAGGTTAAATTCAAGCTTTGGATGGACTTCAGACTTGACCTCTGTggaatttaaatctttttttcacctaTCCTTCTCAACTTAATTCTTAATGGATTCAGAGGTACCCAtg is part of the Cuculus canorus isolate bCucCan1 chromosome 2, bCucCan1.pri, whole genome shotgun sequence genome and harbors:
- the C2H7orf25 gene encoding UPF0415 protein C7orf25 homolog, translating into MSVQSLLCERIAVAKDLIKRAEALSKSQKRSIEGGAKLCGKLKAELNFLHKVEAGKVAIKESHLQSTNLTHLQAIVQSAENLEDVVSVLHVFAYEDRFGDKQTLVVDVVANGGHTWVKAIGRKAEALHNIWLGRGQYGDKSVIEQAEDFLEASRQQPVEYSNPHIIFAFYNSVSSPMAERLKEMGISVRGDIVAVNSLAEPSTENQHLSASESDDDIPELLQVTKVDRDNLVASIAFPTQIKVNVCNRVNLDITTLITYVSALSYGGCYFIFKEKVLTEQAAQERRERVLPQLEEFMKGKELFACQSAVRDFQSILETLGGPGEKERAAMLVKRINVVPDQPSDRALGLVSSSKINSRSLTIFGTGDTLKAITMTANSGFVRAAANQGVKFSVFVHQPRALTESKESVATPLPKSCPPDNGL